From a region of the Vicia villosa cultivar HV-30 ecotype Madison, WI unplaced genomic scaffold, Vvil1.0 ctg.000045F_1_1_1, whole genome shotgun sequence genome:
- the LOC131622940 gene encoding very-long-chain aldehyde decarbonylase CER1-like yields the protein MASKPGILTDWPWKPLGDFKFVILTPWIAHSIYSFIWTQRDPTYHLIFPYIFIRMLHNQIWISISRYQTSKGKCKIVDKGIEFQQVDRETNWDDQILLTALLFYIGYMIFPMASNLPWWRTDGVVLTAILHAGPVEFLYYWLHRALHHHYLYSRYHSHHHSSIVTEPITCMNLFLLHFILFLNEQVRCRGFESAPLKSDVIVKFDKLIVLTFFIDPSFANFEFFPKKLLSFFPKKLLSFFPLFKYLSYTPSFHSLHHTKFRTNYSLFMPIYDYIYGTVDKTTDATYEGCLKRPKESPDVVHLTHLTSFDSIYQLRLGFSSLASNPQTSKWYIHLMWPFTMFSMLITWIFGRAIVLESNTFNDLKLQSWLIPRIQTQYFSKKHSKTLNNLIENAIMEAELNGAKVVSLGLFNEKQLNAYYELYTKRFRELKIKVVDGSSLVAAIVLNNIPKGTNKVLIRGKFNKVTFAIANALCSKNIEVNVLYKDELEELEQKVTMSKGNLSLSPINTSKIWLVGDEWDEDEQMKAPEGTLFIPFSHFPPKKMREGCFYHYTPSMITPNTFMNSHSCENWLPRRVMSAWRIAGIIHALEGWNVDEYGDTILDTKKVWEATIRHGFQPLKIYAHKPCVTN from the exons ATGGCTTCCAAACCAGGCATCCTTACAGATTGGCCATGGAAACCTCTTGGGGACTTCAAGTTTGTGATTCTAACTCCATGGATTGCACATAGCATATACTCGTTCATATGGACTCAACGTGACCCGACATACCATCTCATATTTCCTTATATATTCATCAGAATGTTACACAACCAGATTTGGATTTCTATCTCGCGCTACCAAACTTCGAAAGGCAAATGCAAAATCGTTGACAAAGGCATTGAATTTCAACAAGTCGACCGAGAAAccaattg GGATGATCAAATATTGTTGACTGCACTCTTGTTTTATATAGGATACATGATATTTCCTATGGCTTCTAATTTACCATGGTGGAGAACAGATGGTGTTGTTCTCACAGCAATATTGCATGCTGGTCCAGTAGAGTTCTTATATTACTGGCTTCATAGAGCACTTCATCATCACTATCTTTATTCTCGTTATCATTCTCATCATCATTCTTCAATTGTTACGGAACCTATCACTTGTATGAACCTTTTTCTTCTCCATTTTATCTTATTTCTTAATGAACAAGTAAGATGTCGTGGGTTTGAATCCGCGCCACTGAAGTCTGATGTCATTgtaaaatttgataaattaattgtattaactttttttattgaTCCTTC GTTTGCAAACTTTGAGTTCTTTCCTAAGAAACTCTTGTCCTTCTTTCCTAAGAAACTCTTGTCCTTCTTTCCTCTTTTCAAGTATCTCTCGTACACACCATC GTTTCACTCACTACATCACACGAAATTCAGGACAAATTACTCACTCTTCATGCCGATTTACGACTACATTTATGGAACAGTAGATAAAACCACAGATGCAACATATGAAGGTTGTTTGAAGAGACCAAAAGAGTCACCAGATGTGGTGCACTTAACACATTTAACATCATTTGATTCGATCTATCAATTGCGTTTGGGATTTTCTTCCTTAGCCTCCAACCCTCAAACATCTAAATGGTATATACATTTGATGTGGCCTTTTACAATGTTCTCTATGCTTATCACTTGGATTTTCGGGCGTGCCATTGTTTTAGAAAGCAACACCTTCAACGATCTTAAGTTACAGTCTTGGCTTATACCAAGAATTCAAACACAA TATTTCTCCAAAAAGCATAGCAAAACATTGAACAACTTGATTGAAAACGCAATTATGGAGGCTGAGTTGAATGGAGCAAAGGTGGTAAGTCTAGGACTTTTTAATGAG AAACAACTTAATGCATACTATGAACTTTATACTAAAAGGTTCCGAGAACTAAAGATAAAAGTTGTAGATGGGAGTAGCCTAGTTGCTGCTATTGTGCTCAACAACATTCCAAAAGGAACAAATAAAGTGCTTATTCGAGGCAAGTTCAATAAGGTTACGTTTGCGATTGCTAATGCTCTATGCAGTAAAAATATAGAGGTAAATGTATTATACAAGGATGAGCTTGAAGAGCTTGAACAAAAGGTCACCATGTCAAAAGGAAATTTGTCACTTTCACCAATCAATACTTCAAAG ATTTGGTTAGTTGGAGATGAATGGGATGAAGATGAGCAAATGAAAGCACCAGAAGGAACTTTGTTCATACCATTTTCTCATTTCCCTCCAAAGAAAATGAGAGAAGGATGTTTCTACCACTATACACCATCCATGATTACTCCTAATACATTCATGAACTCACACTCGTGTGAG AATTGGCTGCCAAGAAGAGTTATGAGTGCATGGCGTATTGCTGGAATAATTCATGCTTTAGAAGGATGGAATGTTGATGAGTATGGTGACACTATACTTGACACTAAGAAAGTATGGGAAGCAACTATTCGCCATGGTTTTCAACCTCTAAAGATATATGCTCACAAACCATGTGTGACTAATTAA